CCCACGGCTGGGCGCGGTGCCGCCGCTGGGCACGGACGCCCCGGCTAGGTCGGTCATGGCGGCCACCTCCCGGTCCGGGTGTCGGTCGCCCTCCACGGTCCGCTCTTGTTGACGCCGCGACAATACCCTCGGCCGCGCCGATCGGGTGATCCTCGGCCGGAATGCGGCAAAGCCGCCCCTGAGGAGTCCCTCGGGGGCGGCCTCGCCGCAGCGGTGCGGAACCAGCGGTGCGGGATCAGTCCCAGTCGAGCGCGCCGCCGGACTGGTACTCGATGACGCGGGTTTCGAAGAAGTTCTTCTCCTTCTTCAGGTCCATCGCCTCCGACATCCACGGGAACGGGTTCTCGTTCTCGCCGAAGATCGGCGCCAGGCCGATCTGCTGCGCGCGCCGGTCGGTGATGAAGTGCATGTACTGCTCGCACAGGTCGGCCGACAGCCCGAGCATGCCGCGCGGCATGGTGTCGCGCGCGTACTTGACCTCGAGCTCGCACGCGTCCTGCAGCATCCCGCGCACCTCCGCCTGGAACTCTTCGGTCCACAGGTGCGGGTTCTCGATCTTGATCTGGTTGATGCAGTCGATGCCGAAGTTCAGGTGGATCGACTCGTCGCGCAGGATGTACTGGTACTGCTCGGCGATGCCGACCATCTTGTTCCGCCTGCCGAGCGACAGGATCTGCGCGAAGCCGGTGTAGAACCACATGCCCTCGAAGATCACGTAGAACGCCACCAGGTCGCGCAGGAACGCCTGGTCGGCTTCCGGGGTGCCGGTTTCGAATTCCGGGTTCTCCAGGTTCTGCGTGTACTTCAGCGCCCACGCGTCCTTGTCCGAAATGGACGGAACCTCGCGGTACATGTTGAACAGCTCGCCCTCGACCAGGCCGAGGCTTTCGCAGATGTACTGGAAGGTGTGCGTGTGCACGGCCTCCTCGAACGCCTGGCGCAGCAGGTACTGGCGGCACTCCGGGTTGGTGATCTGCCGGTACACCGCGAGCACGATGTTGTTGGCCACCAAGGACTCCGCCGTGGCGAAGAAGCCGAGGTTGCGCTTGAGCATCTGCCGCTCGTCCTCGGTCAGGCCGTCCGGCGATTTCCACAGCGCGATGTCGGCCTGCATCGCGACCTCGGTCGGCATCCAGTGGTTGTTGCACGCCGCGAGGTACTTGTCCCAGGCCCACCGGTACTTCATCGGCAGCAGCTGGTTGACGTCGGCGCGCGCGTTGATCATGCGCTTGTCGTCGACGTTGATCCGGGCCGCGCCGACCTCGATCGCGCCGAGACCGGTCGCGTCCGTCGTTTCCACGTTCGTCATTCGAGTCACCTTGGCTTCGGGGGCCGTGAAGGACTCCTTGAGGGAATCTAAGTCCCTCAAGGAGTCCTTCACGGCACGTCAGGGATTACTGGCAGGCTTCGCAGTCGGGGTCGTCGATCCGGCAGGCGGCGCCCTCGGTCGCGACGAAGTCGACGTCGGTCTTCGGCATCTCCTTCGGCTCCGCCGGCACGGCCGCGGCAGGCGACGGCGCGGGGGAGGCGGCCGGGGCCGGAGTGGCCGCCGGAGCGGGGGCAGCCGGAGCCGGGGCGGCCGAGACGGCGTTCAGCTTGCCGTCGGTGCCGCGCAGGGTGCTCTTCTCCACGTGCGTCGCGGACTGCGCCCGCAGGTAGTACGTGGTCTTGAGGCCCTTGTGCCAGGCGTAGCGGTACAGCTCGTCGAGCTTGCGGCCGCTCGGCGCCGCGATGTACAGGTTCAGCGACTGCGCCTGGTCGATCCACTTCTGCCGGACCGAACCGGCGTCCACGATCCACTTCGACTCGATCTCGAACGCGGTCGCGTACAGCGCCTTCAGATCGTCCGGCACCCGGTCGATCTGGCCGAGGCTGCCGTCGAAGTACTTCAGGTCGCTGACCATGACCTCGTCCCACAGGCCGCGCGCCTTGAGGCTCTTGACCAGGTGCGGGTTGACCACCGTGAAGTCGCCGGACATGTTCGACTTGACGTACAGGTTCTGGAACAGCGGCTCGATCGACTGGCCGACGCCGGAGATGTTGGAGATCGTCGCGGTCGGCGCGATCGCCATCACGTTGGAGTTGCGCATGCCGACCGTCTTGACCCGCTCGCGCAGCGGCGCCCAGTCCAGCGTGGTGGAGGTGTCGACGTCGAGCGCGTCTCCCTGGCGGGCGTCGATCAGCAGCTGCATCGA
This sequence is a window from Amycolatopsis benzoatilytica AK 16/65. Protein-coding genes within it:
- a CDS encoding ribonucleotide-diphosphate reductase subunit beta, which produces MTNVETTDATGLGAIEVGAARINVDDKRMINARADVNQLLPMKYRWAWDKYLAACNNHWMPTEVAMQADIALWKSPDGLTEDERQMLKRNLGFFATAESLVANNIVLAVYRQITNPECRQYLLRQAFEEAVHTHTFQYICESLGLVEGELFNMYREVPSISDKDAWALKYTQNLENPEFETGTPEADQAFLRDLVAFYVIFEGMWFYTGFAQILSLGRRNKMVGIAEQYQYILRDESIHLNFGIDCINQIKIENPHLWTEEFQAEVRGMLQDACELEVKYARDTMPRGMLGLSADLCEQYMHFITDRRAQQIGLAPIFGENENPFPWMSEAMDLKKEKNFFETRVIEYQSGGALDWD